In one Agathobacter rectalis ATCC 33656 genomic region, the following are encoded:
- a CDS encoding GGDEF domain-containing protein, protein MKTIIKYELVINEALRSALNYDTPDEQINEFIRFFGKHIGSDRIYIFEDCDEKHVTKNTYEWCADGIVPEIHELQNVDMDIIGWWYQTFDKDRNVIITDIEQIKDEHKVSYNLLKAQNVKNLVVCPIRYKDEIKGFFGVDNPPESDTLGLTTFLDMIGTLLISLLKLRNSFTKSNKEAMLSSYSSLSSIYISMALVNVQTHRYHIVKTLDEVVHFLDVKPQSDGEYRIDEDFPGHINSVMNEFCTKAQRKETLEFVDISTVEDRLRGKNTIVHEFIGKVSGWCRGRFIPVDYDADGRLWHVLYCVENIDEEKRREDRLMYLAQIDLMTGIRNRGSGENKITEYLVRKQCGLLCLLDCDKFKSINDTYGHAVGDKVIIAIADTLRKSCRDDDVVLRLGGDEFAVFIPGMLDKERAEAFFDRLFSNIEHIDIAEMNGKHILLSLGACFYDGMDCITFDQLYRRADTAMYDSKKKQGYSATIYDAKQ, encoded by the coding sequence ATGAAGACAATTATAAAATACGAGCTTGTTATAAATGAGGCACTCAGATCTGCACTCAACTATGATACACCGGATGAGCAGATTAATGAGTTTATCAGATTTTTCGGAAAACATATCGGTTCTGACCGCATATATATATTTGAGGACTGTGATGAGAAGCATGTCACCAAAAATACATATGAGTGGTGTGCGGATGGAATAGTGCCGGAGATACATGAATTGCAGAATGTCGATATGGACATAATAGGCTGGTGGTATCAGACCTTTGACAAGGACAGGAATGTAATTATCACAGATATAGAGCAGATAAAGGATGAGCACAAGGTCTCCTATAATCTGTTAAAGGCGCAAAATGTAAAGAACCTGGTGGTATGTCCAATCCGCTACAAGGATGAGATAAAGGGCTTTTTCGGTGTGGATAATCCACCGGAAAGTGATACTCTCGGACTGACCACGTTCCTAGATATGATAGGAACCTTGCTTATATCATTGCTTAAGCTGCGCAATTCCTTCACAAAGTCGAATAAGGAAGCGATGCTTAGCAGCTATTCATCACTTTCAAGTATCTATATATCCATGGCACTGGTAAATGTGCAGACACACAGATACCATATAGTAAAGACTTTGGATGAGGTTGTACACTTCCTGGATGTAAAACCGCAAAGTGACGGGGAATATAGGATAGATGAGGATTTCCCGGGGCATATAAACAGTGTGATGAATGAGTTCTGTACAAAGGCACAGCGCAAAGAGACACTTGAATTTGTGGATATCAGTACTGTAGAGGACAGACTTCGTGGAAAAAATACCATAGTGCACGAGTTTATCGGAAAGGTATCAGGCTGGTGCCGTGGAAGGTTTATTCCTGTAGACTATGATGCAGATGGCAGGCTGTGGCATGTGCTTTACTGCGTGGAGAATATTGACGAGGAAAAGCGACGTGAAGACAGGCTTATGTATCTGGCACAGATTGATTTGATGACAGGTATACGCAACCGCGGAAGTGGAGAGAATAAGATAACAGAGTATCTCGTCCGCAAACAGTGCGGTCTGTTATGCCTTTTAGACTGTGACAAGTTTAAGTCAATAAACGACACCTATGGACATGCGGTAGGTGACAAGGTGATAATAGCAATTGCTGATACTCTGCGCAAATCATGTCGTGATGATGATGTCGTGCTTCGCCTGGGCGGGGATGAGTTTGCGGTATTTATACCGGGGATGCTTGATAAAGAGCGGGCAGAAGCTTTTTTTGACAGGCTTTTTTCAAACATAGAGCATATTGATATAGCAGAGATGAATGGAAAGCATATACTGCTCAGTCTTGGCGCATGCTTTTATGACGGAATGGATTGTATCACGTTTGATCAGCTCTACAGAAGGGCAGACACCGCCATGTATGACAGCAAGAAAAAACAGGGCTACAGTGCGACAATTTATGATGCAAAGCAATGA
- a CDS encoding MYG1 family protein, whose protein sequence is MSRLIEQIKQKDACAFTHGGKFHADDVFSSALLLYINPEISITRGNSVPDDFTGIVFDIGRGEFDHHQKDSRIRENGVPYAAFGLLWEAVGADILGKELAVKFDESFVQPLDNNDNTGEKNELATLIGNFNPSWDYEGGSDEAFFQAVSVAGMILENKFERYRGNERADKRVEEVLAKHDPASRILVLPEFIPCQKALSETDIAFVIFPSNRGGFCIQPQKREYSMNYKCSFPAEWLGLEGEELVNATGIPGAIFCHKGGFIMTVKEQDEAVKACEKALSLHKDSSVIVWYGSKGDTAAMACDSQTDELLINVAKARGIKGVHICHVDAMPVPQLELTELDSETAYAEVLMEKPQWKAYVKEQVKQIVKYRPEAVYVEGNAFETYPVIRALRKKHIPVLTMIENKEKKIMVRIP, encoded by the coding sequence ATGAGCAGATTAATAGAGCAGATAAAACAAAAGGATGCCTGTGCCTTTACACATGGCGGCAAATTTCATGCAGATGATGTGTTCTCATCAGCCCTGCTTTTGTATATAAACCCTGAGATCAGCATAACAAGGGGCAACAGTGTGCCTGATGATTTCACAGGAATAGTTTTTGATATAGGGCGTGGTGAGTTTGACCATCATCAAAAGGACAGCAGAATCAGGGAAAACGGTGTGCCGTATGCGGCATTTGGCCTGTTGTGGGAGGCTGTTGGAGCGGATATTCTAGGTAAGGAGCTTGCGGTGAAATTTGATGAGTCATTTGTCCAGCCTCTCGACAACAATGACAATACAGGTGAGAAAAACGAGCTTGCAACACTTATAGGCAATTTCAATCCGTCATGGGATTATGAGGGTGGCAGCGATGAGGCTTTCTTTCAGGCGGTAAGCGTGGCAGGCATGATACTGGAAAACAAATTTGAGAGATACCGTGGCAATGAGAGAGCCGATAAGAGAGTGGAGGAGGTGCTTGCAAAGCACGATCCGGCAAGCAGAATACTGGTGCTTCCTGAGTTTATACCGTGTCAGAAGGCGCTGAGTGAGACGGATATCGCGTTTGTTATTTTTCCGTCAAACAGAGGCGGCTTTTGTATACAGCCACAGAAAAGAGAGTATTCGATGAATTACAAGTGTTCTTTTCCGGCAGAGTGGCTTGGACTTGAAGGTGAGGAGCTGGTAAATGCTACAGGAATTCCCGGTGCGATATTCTGTCATAAGGGAGGCTTTATCATGACTGTTAAGGAGCAGGATGAAGCTGTAAAGGCATGCGAAAAGGCGCTTTCTCTTCATAAAGACAGCTCTGTGATAGTATGGTATGGCAGTAAAGGAGATACTGCAGCCATGGCATGTGACAGTCAGACAGACGAGCTGCTTATAAATGTTGCAAAAGCACGAGGAATAAAGGGTGTGCATATCTGTCATGTTGATGCAATGCCTGTTCCGCAGCTTGAATTAACAGAGCTTGACAGTGAGACAGCATATGCAGAGGTACTGATGGAGAAGCCACAGTGGAAAGCATATGTAAAGGAGCAGGTGAAGCAGATTGTAAAGTACAGACCGGAGGCAGTGTATGTGGAAGGAAACGCATTTGAGACATATCCGGTTATACGTGCACTCAGAAAGAAGCACATTCCTGTGCTTACGATGATTGAAAATAAAGAGAAAAAAATAATGGTAAGAATACCATGA
- a CDS encoding GntR family transcriptional regulator, whose protein sequence is MIIELDMSSSTPIYVQLRNQIVKGIGKGELKTGEKLPTVRQLASDAGVNTMTVNKAYQILKNEGFIRTDRRLGAFVSESIADDTDFTEKLESELELLSAEACLTGMSREEFLSMCDKLYSQMKPCTA, encoded by the coding sequence ATGATAATAGAACTCGACATGTCAAGCAGTACACCGATATACGTACAGCTTAGAAACCAGATTGTAAAGGGAATAGGCAAAGGTGAGCTAAAGACCGGTGAAAAGCTTCCAACCGTGCGCCAGCTTGCAAGCGATGCCGGTGTAAACACAATGACGGTCAATAAAGCCTATCAGATTTTGAAAAATGAGGGATTTATCCGTACAGACAGACGGCTCGGCGCTTTTGTGTCAGAATCCATCGCAGATGATACCGATTTCACTGAAAAGCTGGAATCAGAGCTTGAGCTTTTAAGTGCTGAGGCCTGTCTCACCGGAATGAGCCGTGAGGAATTTTTATCAATGTGTGATAAACTGTATTCACAAATGAAACCATGTACCGCTTAG
- a CDS encoding PH domain-containing protein has translation MEIMMFIIFIITNLIIILCMQFAYTHAYKYENGMYLNVHIPSSHKEDAEVTEIVTTGKRKMKHFQIANVIISIAICFIVFFNIAVFVLVYIIWMFAYIFGIIHIPNSSHRKMYALKIQNGWIIETQRKKVYIDTRVSAEAGATTVSYKWHALFLITELAAYIPYFMLGDTHYNILMISLFLCSVLISTLSLVFHAFINKSERHVYSMDSKLNLIVNNTMKKYKSIAMLLLSGLNAVAWIYVALYTSITGILPASSYYVYIFIQLIAVLGFIVPIYMGLNRKKELLSANTSPIDVDDDEYWKTGYYYNPDDKHILIENRMQSGNYTFNYAKKGAWIFTGITCAITAGCIILVFVCMLPLINIQEKITMTNNNLTISAGGYTSKIDVNDITELKLLDELPDDSFLRTNGASTDSYDIGRYEGRTLGKCSLYVFDGYSPILMIKSDDTLVFVNSKEDGEIEGLYEELSQ, from the coding sequence ATGGAAATTATGATGTTTATTATCTTTATAATTACAAATCTTATTATCATACTATGTATGCAATTTGCGTACACACACGCCTATAAATATGAAAACGGCATGTATCTCAATGTACATATTCCATCATCTCACAAAGAAGATGCCGAAGTAACCGAAATCGTCACCACCGGAAAACGCAAAATGAAACACTTTCAAATTGCCAATGTGATTATCTCCATTGCGATATGCTTTATTGTTTTTTTTAACATTGCTGTTTTTGTTCTGGTATATATTATCTGGATGTTCGCATATATCTTTGGAATTATTCATATTCCAAACAGCTCCCACCGGAAAATGTATGCTCTGAAAATACAAAACGGATGGATAATAGAAACCCAACGTAAAAAGGTTTATATCGACACCCGCGTTTCAGCAGAAGCCGGTGCCACGACAGTCAGCTATAAATGGCACGCACTCTTTTTAATTACTGAGCTTGCAGCATATATACCATACTTTATGCTTGGTGACACCCATTACAATATCCTTATGATTTCGCTGTTTTTGTGCTCTGTTTTAATATCCACACTTTCGCTGGTATTTCATGCTTTTATAAACAAAAGCGAGCGCCACGTATACAGCATGGATTCAAAGCTCAACCTTATTGTCAACAATACTATGAAGAAATATAAAAGCATCGCAATGCTTCTCCTAAGCGGGCTAAACGCCGTCGCATGGATTTATGTAGCATTATACACAAGTATCACCGGAATACTTCCGGCATCATCATATTATGTGTATATTTTCATTCAGTTAATAGCCGTTTTGGGATTTATTGTTCCAATTTATATGGGCTTAAACAGAAAGAAGGAACTGCTGTCTGCCAACACCTCACCAATAGATGTGGACGATGATGAATACTGGAAAACCGGCTACTACTATAATCCCGACGACAAACATATTCTCATTGAAAACCGCATGCAGTCCGGCAATTACACGTTTAATTATGCTAAAAAAGGCGCGTGGATTTTCACAGGAATCACCTGTGCAATAACAGCCGGCTGTATCATCCTGGTGTTTGTCTGCATGCTTCCTTTGATTAATATACAGGAAAAAATCACTATGACAAACAATAACCTTACTATTTCTGCCGGTGGATATACAAGCAAGATTGATGTAAATGACATCACAGAGCTTAAGCTTCTGGACGAGCTGCCGGATGACAGTTTCCTGCGTACAAACGGAGCCTCTACCGACAGCTACGATATCGGAAGGTATGAAGGACGCACCCTTGGAAAATGCAGCCTGTATGTATTCGACGGATACTCTCCTATTCTCATGATAAAATCGGATGATACACTGGTGTTTGTAAATTCTAAGGAAGATGGAGAGATAGAGGGGTTGTATGAAGAATTAAGTCAATAA
- a CDS encoding methylated-DNA--[protein]-cysteine S-methyltransferase yields the protein MKTRQEALDYGLSFPNTYQEAPFHDPNWQLIRVKDSKKVFLWTYERNGFINLNVKVSPAWRDFWRDAFPSVIPGWHQNKDNWNTIILDGSIPDDAIKNMISDSYDLVTYNPTRLIYEAVKRIPKGCVATYAQVAELAGNKKMCRAVGNALHKNPNPDEIPCYRVVNAKGELSGAFAFGGADEQANRLRADGIEVIDGRVDLDKYGIRIVDDVIYTKTTVEPLT from the coding sequence ATGAAAACACGACAAGAAGCATTAGACTACGGCTTATCATTTCCAAATACATATCAGGAAGCACCATTCCACGACCCAAACTGGCAGCTCATCCGCGTAAAGGACAGCAAAAAGGTTTTCCTGTGGACCTACGAGCGCAATGGTTTTATCAACTTAAATGTCAAGGTATCTCCTGCCTGGCGCGACTTCTGGAGAGATGCCTTCCCATCGGTCATCCCCGGCTGGCACCAGAACAAGGACAACTGGAATACCATCATTCTCGATGGCAGCATACCTGATGACGCTATAAAAAACATGATTTCAGACAGCTATGACCTTGTCACCTATAATCCGACCCGGCTCATATATGAGGCTGTAAAAAGGATTCCAAAGGGTTGTGTTGCCACATATGCACAGGTTGCTGAGCTTGCAGGCAATAAAAAAATGTGCCGGGCTGTCGGCAATGCCCTGCACAAGAATCCCAATCCTGATGAAATTCCATGCTACAGAGTGGTAAATGCAAAGGGTGAGCTGTCAGGGGCATTTGCCTTCGGCGGAGCCGATGAACAGGCTAACCGTCTAAGAGCAGATGGCATTGAGGTCATAGACGGCAGGGTTGACCTTGATAAATATGGAATACGGATTGTAGATGATGTTATATATACAAAAACAACAGTGGAACCACTTACTTAA
- a CDS encoding ATP-binding cassette domain-containing protein, which produces MEKLIQIKNLTKCFGETKVLDKINVNFDRGHIYGIIGRNGSGKSMLMKCICGLVVPTSGEIIIDNKKLGTDIDLPENLAGIIEEPGFLENYSAYKNLQFLSMIKNKIGKEEIIQTLKSVRLDPYSKLHVGKYSMGMKQRLGIAQAIMEKPEILILDEPMNGLDNDGVMEMRKLFINLREEGTMIIIASHNKEDIEVLCDEVFEMEKGKLTPVQH; this is translated from the coding sequence ACAAAATGTTTTGGAGAGACGAAGGTATTAGATAAGATAAATGTGAATTTCGATAGAGGACATATTTACGGAATCATTGGTAGAAATGGTTCAGGAAAATCTATGTTAATGAAATGTATATGTGGATTGGTTGTACCTACTTCAGGTGAAATAATAATAGATAATAAAAAATTAGGTACAGATATTGATTTGCCGGAAAATTTAGCAGGAATTATAGAAGAACCGGGATTTTTGGAAAACTATAGTGCATATAAGAATTTACAGTTTTTATCTATGATTAAAAATAAAATAGGGAAAGAAGAAATTATACAAACGTTAAAGAGCGTAAGACTTGATCCATACAGTAAATTACATGTTGGTAAATATTCTATGGGAATGAAACAAAGACTGGGAATAGCACAGGCAATTATGGAAAAACCAGAAATTTTAATTTTGGATGAACCAATGAACGGTTTGGATAACGATGGAGTTATGGAAATGAGAAAACTCTTTATTAACTTACGAGAAGAAGGAACAATGATTATAATTGCAAGCCATAATAAAGAAGATATAGAAGTGTTATGTGATGAAGTTTTTGAAATGGAGAAAGGTAAGCTTACACCTGTACAACACTAA